A portion of the Actomonas aquatica genome contains these proteins:
- a CDS encoding D-alanyl-D-alanine carboxypeptidase family protein — MPAAKTLLISLLLTVVTTVSAQVYKGAILLDASTGEVLFEDRSDYVGPPASVTKLMTYLVVHDMLRAGELTLQTPVEVTAEDSRMGGTQVWLKHREVFPVDELLYALLIQSANDAAHALSHAAGISREEFVARMNARAQQLGMTDTIWRSPHGLPPSSRRRDESDLTSPRDLAKLSLALLRETEVLRYTSIERRPFGQGVRAKPVMMDNHNNLIGKVRGVDGLKTGFTRAAGFCLAATAQREGRRIIAVIMGSPTSKERDIKMAELIEETFAKMPAATGPFQPLPPEPMPVSAAAHPIQIEAAPEAAATPAAAPEKSEEIEVPHISITPLAPEEDAAPPAEIEDDKPTVEFRIPN, encoded by the coding sequence TTGCCTGCCGCTAAAACACTCCTGATCAGTCTGCTGCTGACCGTCGTCACGACGGTCTCAGCTCAGGTTTACAAGGGCGCGATCCTCTTGGATGCGTCCACCGGCGAGGTCTTGTTCGAGGACCGCTCCGACTACGTCGGTCCCCCCGCCAGTGTGACCAAACTCATGACCTATCTGGTCGTGCACGACATGCTGCGGGCCGGCGAACTTACGCTGCAAACGCCCGTCGAGGTCACCGCCGAGGACTCTCGCATGGGCGGCACGCAAGTTTGGCTCAAACACCGCGAGGTGTTCCCGGTCGACGAGCTGCTCTACGCCCTGCTCATCCAATCGGCCAACGACGCCGCTCACGCGCTCAGTCACGCGGCCGGAATCTCCCGCGAAGAATTTGTCGCCCGCATGAACGCCCGCGCCCAACAGCTCGGCATGACCGACACCATCTGGCGCTCGCCCCACGGTCTGCCGCCGAGTTCGCGTCGCCGCGATGAATCGGACCTGACCTCGCCGCGCGATCTCGCCAAACTCTCCCTCGCCCTCCTGCGTGAGACCGAGGTCCTGCGCTACACCTCCATCGAACGCCGTCCCTTCGGTCAGGGCGTGCGCGCCAAGCCGGTGATGATGGACAACCATAATAACCTCATCGGCAAAGTGCGTGGCGTGGATGGACTGAAAACGGGCTTCACCCGCGCCGCCGGCTTCTGCCTCGCCGCCACCGCCCAACGCGAAGGTCGCCGCATCATCGCGGTGATCATGGGCAGCCCCACCTCCAAAGAGCGCGACATCAAGATGGCCGAGCTCATCGAGGAAACCTTTGCCAAGATGCCCGCCGCCACCGGCCCCTTTCAGCCCTTGCCGCCGGAACCCATGCCGGTGAGTGCAGCCGCCCACCCGATTCAAATCGAAGCTGCACCGGAAGCGGCCGCAACTCCGGCTGCAGCCCCCGAAAAATCGGAAGAGATCGAGGTGCCGCACATCAGCATCACCCCGCTCGCGCCCGAGGAAGACGCCGCGCCGCCCGCCGAGATCGAGGACGACAAACCCACCGTCGAATTCCGCATCCCGAACTAG
- a CDS encoding ROK family protein, which translates to MPKPDIYIGTDSGATTSKTGGIYADGTPISHELRQSSTNSVGGTAAVIAGWVEGVKGFMADNELSWDQVRGVGLALPGPYQDYGILDKSANLPDSFIGWNFLAEYKAALSAEAGRPIHVATGNDGDLGGVGEAHAVRGDRAVGVVLLAPGSGLGCAYVGADGLHLAGDNFAGMEGGHMPAALHLLGNPPVYTCGCGKGWGCIEAYTTISGLPQLLRDTLKRYPDHELAKSDAPEKEKVLSLRTRAQKGDELALDIFDFQAKALGLHAANLIIALDPAYVVIGGGLIDPESTTAEFRQRYLDGIRNAALPYLFPRQREHVQFVPATLGELSQCIGAALVARQTLPVSA; encoded by the coding sequence ATGCCCAAACCCGACATCTACATCGGCACCGATAGCGGTGCGACCACGTCCAAGACCGGCGGTATCTACGCCGACGGCACCCCGATCTCGCACGAATTGCGCCAGAGTTCGACCAACTCCGTGGGCGGCACCGCTGCCGTCATCGCCGGTTGGGTTGAGGGCGTGAAGGGTTTTATGGCCGACAACGAGCTGTCCTGGGATCAGGTCCGCGGCGTCGGCCTCGCGCTCCCCGGCCCCTATCAGGATTACGGCATTCTCGATAAGTCCGCCAATCTCCCCGACAGCTTCATCGGCTGGAACTTCCTCGCCGAATACAAAGCCGCTCTCTCCGCCGAAGCCGGCCGCCCCATCCATGTCGCCACCGGCAACGACGGTGACCTCGGTGGTGTCGGCGAAGCTCACGCCGTGCGTGGCGACCGCGCAGTCGGCGTCGTCCTGCTCGCTCCTGGTTCCGGCCTGGGCTGCGCCTACGTTGGCGCCGACGGCCTGCACCTCGCCGGTGACAACTTTGCCGGTATGGAAGGCGGTCACATGCCCGCGGCATTGCACCTGCTCGGCAACCCGCCCGTCTACACCTGCGGCTGCGGCAAGGGCTGGGGCTGCATCGAGGCCTACACCACCATCTCCGGCCTGCCTCAGCTCCTCCGTGACACCCTCAAGCGTTACCCGGATCACGAGCTGGCCAAGTCCGACGCCCCGGAGAAGGAGAAGGTCCTCTCCCTGCGCACCCGCGCCCAGAAAGGCGACGAACTCGCTCTCGATATTTTCGACTTCCAGGCCAAGGCCCTTGGTCTGCACGCCGCCAATCTCATCATCGCGCTCGACCCCGCCTACGTGGTGATCGGTGGCGGCCTCATCGACCCCGAGTCGACCACCGCTGAGTTCCGCCAACGCTACCTCGACGGCATCCGCAACGCCGCCCTGCCTTACCTCTTCCCCCGCCAACGTGAGCACGTGCAGTTCGTCCCGGCGACCCTCGGCGAACTCTCGCAATGCATTGGCGCCGCGCTCGTCGCTCGTCAGACGCTGCCGGTCTCGGCTTAA